The following coding sequences lie in one Corallococcus macrosporus genomic window:
- a CDS encoding serine/threonine-protein kinase, whose protein sequence is MGTQEGDIFGRYELVSWLSRGGMAETWRAQLVGDAGVTKPVLIKKVLPEYANDDAFISMFISEARISATLSHGNVAQVFDFGRVDGEYFLAMEFVDGQPLDRFLKRARKSGMPALPVPVAVYIAMEMCRGLHYAHTRADSGGKPLGIVHRDISPDNVLVGYEGQVKIVDFGIAKAQSLRGFKTAPGVLKGKYLFFSPEQARGEEVDARTDVWATGVVLYELLSGQLPLTGLESVVLMKLAHGKIPPLRELRPDLPTALSDLVMKALAPDLKERFESSHAFGDALAEFLYASFPRFSSMSVAHLLRTLFREDLAKAGRDLPVPGSFQDERRAWQARYEAPDPENVADTRRHTGPVTPAASPRWRLPAALGAGLFSLAGGIWLAMKAVPAEEAVGPPMATPILAPQGMTGTAAPKESSSISTRPAQEPPKPAQTVTTQPTSPAVIPSGGRKYEEALAAGTQALARRDFRSAGPSYRAALKLNPASMQAKTGLAIALANSSSTSDAGYREAAKLLQDVVKAEPKNAKAWFWLGSSLQFSGDQTRAAEAYKKYLLLEPTGNSAEEVRALLKGMNE, encoded by the coding sequence ATGGGCACGCAAGAGGGAGACATCTTCGGGCGGTATGAGCTGGTTTCATGGCTGAGCCGCGGCGGGATGGCTGAAACCTGGCGGGCCCAACTGGTGGGAGACGCGGGCGTGACGAAGCCCGTCCTCATCAAGAAGGTGCTGCCCGAGTACGCAAACGACGACGCGTTCATCTCCATGTTCATCAGCGAGGCACGCATCAGTGCCACGCTGTCTCATGGAAACGTCGCCCAGGTCTTCGACTTCGGCCGCGTCGATGGCGAGTACTTCCTCGCCATGGAGTTCGTGGACGGCCAGCCGCTCGACCGGTTCCTCAAGCGCGCCAGAAAGAGTGGCATGCCGGCCCTCCCTGTGCCCGTGGCGGTCTACATCGCCATGGAGATGTGCAGGGGGCTGCACTACGCGCACACGCGCGCGGACAGCGGTGGCAAGCCCTTGGGGATCGTCCACCGGGACATCTCCCCTGACAACGTGCTTGTCGGCTACGAGGGCCAGGTCAAGATCGTCGACTTTGGCATTGCCAAGGCGCAGTCCCTGCGAGGATTCAAGACGGCCCCCGGAGTGCTGAAGGGCAAGTATCTCTTCTTCTCCCCGGAGCAGGCGCGTGGAGAAGAGGTGGACGCGCGAACGGATGTCTGGGCCACAGGCGTGGTGCTGTACGAGCTGCTGTCCGGACAACTGCCGTTGACGGGGCTCGAATCCGTCGTGCTGATGAAACTGGCGCACGGAAAGATTCCTCCGCTGCGCGAGCTGCGTCCGGACCTGCCCACGGCCTTGAGCGACCTGGTGATGAAGGCGCTGGCTCCGGATCTGAAGGAGCGCTTCGAATCCAGTCACGCGTTCGGGGACGCATTGGCGGAGTTCCTCTACGCAAGCTTTCCACGCTTCTCATCGATGAGCGTGGCGCATCTGTTGCGAACCCTGTTCCGAGAGGACCTGGCCAAGGCGGGCCGCGACCTGCCGGTGCCCGGCTCGTTCCAGGACGAGCGACGCGCCTGGCAGGCACGGTACGAAGCGCCTGATCCAGAGAACGTCGCCGACACACGACGGCATACAGGTCCCGTGACACCTGCGGCGTCCCCGCGCTGGCGGCTTCCAGCCGCACTGGGAGCCGGCCTGTTCAGTCTGGCAGGGGGGATCTGGTTGGCAATGAAAGCCGTTCCAGCGGAGGAAGCCGTCGGACCTCCGATGGCGACACCGATCCTGGCTCCCCAAGGCATGACCGGAACGGCGGCCCCGAAAGAGTCCTCCTCGATTTCGACAAGGCCCGCCCAAGAGCCCCCCAAGCCGGCCCAGACCGTCACGACGCAGCCGACCTCACCCGCTGTCATCCCGTCAGGTGGGCGGAAATATGAAGAGGCTCTTGCCGCCGGTACTCAGGCCTTGGCGAGGAGGGACTTCAGGAGTGCGGGGCCCAGCTATCGCGCTGCACTCAAGCTCAATCCTGCTTCAATGCAGGCCAAGACCGGCCTTGCCATTGCCCTCGCAAACAGCTCTTCGACTTCGGATGCCGGCTACCGCGAGGCGGCGAAGCTGCTCCAGGACGTGGTCAAGGCGGAGCCCAAGAACGCGAAGGCCTGGTTCTGGCTGGGCAGCTCACTTCAGTTCTCCGGCGATCAAACCCGAGCGGCCGAGGCCTATAAAAAGTATCTGCTCCTCGAGCCGACGGGGAACTCGGCGGAGGAGGTTCGCGCACTGCTCAAGGGCATGAATGAATAG